From the genome of Pirellulaceae bacterium:
TACTGACCCGATTCAAAGCCACTCAATATGCTGTGCCGCTCGCGTTTGCCGCAATGACTGAGTAAGCAGGGAATTATTGACTCCAATTGAAGGCAACGTCCTGTCGGCCGCGCACAAAAACATACCGACGGACCTGCTGCGCAAGTTCGTCGTAACGCGCCTGCTCAGTGGCGGACAAGGTGACTGGTATGCGCACCACGCGGTAGGTTGCCAGCCAGCTCCCAGCTGCTTCCTGAACTTGCAACTGATAGCAGTTGGGCCCGATCAGTTTAGCCAACTCGGCTTGTCGGCCATCGCTGCGCAGTGGAGTAGCCGTGAGGCCGAGACGGTACGGGGCTGCCGACATTAAAGCCGCTTCGCGATAGAGATTTCCAGGTAGATGATGGCACTCGTCGAATACTATGAAGGCGAAACGATTGCCCAAGTTCGCCATATAGATCGCTGCGCTATCACATACGGAGCGCTGCGCTGTCATAGGTCGTGACCGACACGGCCCGCACGTCAAACGTAGTGTCGCCGATGATTCCAGCATCGTCGTCGAAATAGTCGCGTATTCGGCGATGCCATTGGTACATCTGATCGCGAATAGGAGCTATAACCAGCGTGGACATGGCCAGTTTTCGAGCGATGAATAAGCCGACAACCGTTTTGCCTGTGCCTGTGGGCATGACCACCACACCGCGCTGACCCGCCGCTGTAAATGCATCCACCGCCATCTGCTGCGGGGCCTTGAGCGGCGGCAAGTTATTGACGGACCAAGCCACCTACTGCCAACGGGGCACATCAGAGCTGACGCGACCAGCAACGCTCCCCAGCGATCGCTGAACCTCCGCCAGCCACAGCGCATCGGCGCGGTACTTTCCGACGCGAGCATCCAGCAGCCACGGAGCGCTTGGAAAAACACGCTCGACAGCGCGGGCACTGAATTCATTCGGAAGCAGTGTGCCTTGATCAAAGGTGAGGGTTGGCAATTCTCGGTTCATTGGTTGCTC
Proteins encoded in this window:
- a CDS encoding DEAD/DEAH box helicase family protein, with the protein product MAWSVNNLPPLKAPQQMAVDAFTAAGQRGVVVMPTGTGKTVVGLFIARKLAMSTLVIAPIRDQMYQWHRRIRDYFDDDAGIIGDTTFDVRAVSVTTYDSAALRM
- a CDS encoding DEAD/DEAH box helicase family protein; amino-acid sequence: MTAQRSVCDSAAIYMANLGNRFAFIVFDECHHLPGNLYREAALMSAAPYRLGLTATPLRSDGRQAELAKLIGPNCYQLQVQEAAGSWLATYRVVRIPVTLSATEQARYDELAQQVRRYVFVRGRQDVAFNWSQ